Part of the Halodesulfurarchaeum formicicum genome is shown below.
ACCGAACTCGAGGAGCGGTTCAACCTCGAAGACCCACAGATCGACGTGCAGGAGGTCGAGGAGCCGGATCTGAACGCCCAGATCGTGGCCGACCGGCTGGCGAACGCCCTCGAACGCGGCTGGTACTTCCGGAAGGCCGGTCACACGACGATCGACCGGATCATGGAAGCCGGCGCGCTCGGCGCGGAGATCGTGCTCGCCGGCAAGGTGACCGGCGCTCGATCCCGTGTCGAGAAGTTCAACCGTGGCTACATCAAGCACAACGGCGAACCCGCCGAGGAGATCGTCGATGCGGGTCAGGCCGTCGCGGTCATGAAACTCGGCACGATCGGGGTCAACGTGAAGATCATCCCGCCCGAGGCCGAGTTGCCCGACGACTTCACCATCGAGGAGGACGCCGACATTTCGGATCTCGTGGTCGAAACGGAGGGCGAGTCCGTCGAGGAGCTCCTCGAAGGCGAACCCGAGGACACCGAAGCCGCCGCCGAGGACTTCGAAGAAGTCGAGACCCCCGGCGGGGACGAGTCCCCGGAGGAGGCCGAAATCGAAGAGGAACTCCTCGAAGACGTCGAGGAGGAGCCCGAGACCGAAGACACCGAGGCGGCCGAGGCGCCCGAAATCGAGGACGTCGAGGAAGACGCCGAGGCCGAGGCCGAGCAACTCCTGGATGAGATGGACGAGGAGGTGGAGGAATGACGATCCTCTACCCCACCGAGATCCGGGACATGACTCCGGCCGAACGGGAGTCCGAACTCGAGGAGCTACAGACGGAACTTCTCAACGCCAAGGCGGTCAAGGCCGCCGGTGGCGCGCCGGAGAACCCGGCACGAATCAAGGAGCTGCGGCGCACCGTCGCCCGGATCAAGACGATCCAGGCCGAGGAGAGCGACCCAGCCGCGGAGGAACAGTAAGATGACACTCTCGCCCGAGACGTTGCCCGGCCACGAGCTCATCGGACTGCGGGTCCGAGTCGCGACTTCGACTGACCCGACACGGGTCGGTATCGAGGGCCGGGTCGTCGACGAGACGAAACACACGCTCCTGATCGAGCGTGACTCGGGCGAGGTTCGGGTTCCCAAGGCGGGAACGACATTCGAATTCGTGATCACAGATGAAGCCGCGGCGTCCGCGAAGGGCGCCGGGACCGTCGCTCAACCGGCCGTGTCGGCTGGCTCGGCTGGCGAGGCGACGGCCTCCGTTACGGTGGATGGACGTCGATTGCTCTCACGACCCGCCCGCAGAACCGTTTCAGGAGGACGATTACAATGGCGATAGGACTGAACGTAACGGAGCCGGAAGGCACCTGCGCCGATGACAACTGTCCGTTCCACGGAAGCCTTTCCGTGCGCGGCCAGGTCATCGAGGGCACGGTTGCCTCGACGGACATGGAAAAGACCGTCGTCGTCGAGCGCGAGTACGACGTGTACGTACCGAAATACGATCGGTACATGAAGCGTCGATCGCGCGTCGCGGCTCACGCCCCGGCGTGCTTTGACTTGCAGACAGGCGACACGGTCCGCATCGCAGAGACACGACCGCTCTCGAAGACGAAAAGCCACGTCGTCGTCGAAATTACCGACGACGGGGGTGAGGCCTGATGGAAGCCATCAAGGCCGATGTCACCCCGGGCCTGGAGAAGGGTTCGCTGATCACGTGTGCGGACAACACGGGCGCACGCGAACTCAAGGTAATTAGCGTCTCCGGGTACCAGGGAACGATCAACCGGCATCCGAAGGCCGGCCTGGGTGACAAAGTGACCGTCTCGGTCACCAAAGGCACGCCCGAAATGCGTCGCCAGGTGCTCGAGGCCGTCGTCGTTCGACAGCGCAAGCCCATCCGCCGACCGGATGGCACGCGTGTCAAATTCGAAGACAACGCTGCCGTCATCATCGACGACATGGGCGAGCCGCGGGGCACGGAGATCAAAGGCCCCATCGCCCGGGAAGTCGCAGAGCGGTACGGAAGCATCGCGTCGACAGCGACAATGATCGTATAGCTATGAGTGAACAACCAACCAAACAGCGTATGGGAACCGAACGTGCGCCGCTCCACGAGCGACACAAGCAGGTTCGGGCCACGCTCAGCGACGACCTCCGCGAGGAGTACGGACAGCGGAGTGTCATCGTCAACGCTGGTGACACCGTCGAGGTCCTTCGCGGCGATTTCGCCGGGGAGGAAGGCGAGGTTCTGGCCGTCGATCTGAAGGCCGCCGTCGTCCACGTCGAGGGTGTCACCCAGGAGACCGCGGAGGACGAGGAAGTGCCTCGTCCCCTCGACGCCTCGAACCTGCGGGTCACGGAGCTGGACCTGGAGGATCCCGTGCGCGAAGCGCGACTCGAAGGTGAGACAGAATGAGCAACCATCAGAAACGACTCTCGGTCCCGAAGTCCTGGCCGGTCGAACGCAAGACCGCCACCTTCACGGCGAAAGCCGCCGGCGGACCGCACGGCGAGGACGGCGTCCCCCTCGTGATCGTCCTTCGGGACGTACTCGGGTACGTCGACACCGCCACGGAGGCCACCTACGCGGTGAACTCCGGTGGCGTCCGCATCAACGGTGACAGCGTCGACGATCGCAACCGACCAGTCGGGATGTTCGACATCCTGGCGTTCCCCGAACGCGACGAGTACTACCGGGTGTTCCCGGACGAGGGCGGCCGGCTCGGCCTGACGCCGATCGACGAGGCCGACGCGGGCTCCAAACTCGGGAAGATCATCGGCAAGACGACCGTCTCGGGCGGTCGGACCCAGCTGAACCTCCACGACGGTGCGAACCTGATCGTCGAGGACGAGGACTACAGCGGGAACGACTCGATCGTCCTGGACAACGAGACAAACGAGATCGTCGCCCACTTCGTGTACGAGGAGGGCGCACTCGTGACCGCCGTCGCCGGCCAGCACGCCGGCGAGATCGGTACTGTCGAAGACATTAGCGTAACCCCCGGCAGCGCCTCGAACACCGTCACCGTCGACACCGGCGAGGGCGTCTTCGAGACCGTCGAGGAGTACGTCGTCGTCATCGACGAGAACTTCGTCGGCGAGGACGCCGAGTTGCCCACGGAGGGTGATGCCTGATGTCCAGCACCGAGACTGACTTCCACGTGATGCGCGAACCGAGCATCGAGAAGGTCGTCGTCCACATGGGCGTCGGCCACGGTGGGGAGGATCTGCAGCTGGCCGAGACGATCCTCGAAGAGATCACGGGCCAGGAGCCGGTCCGGACGACCGCCAAGCGGACCGAACCGGAGTTCGGCATTCGCGCGGGCGACCCGATCGGCGCGAAGGTCACCATCCGTGGTGACCTCGCCGAGGACTTCCTCGACCGGGCACTCGCGATCGCCGACGTGACCCGTGGGAACTTCGATCAGACCGGAAACGTGAGCTTCGGCATCGAAGAGCACACCGACTTCCCCAGCCAGGAGTACGACCCGACCATCGGGATCTTCGGCCTCGACGTGACCGTCAACATGGTCCGGCCGGGCTATCGCGTCTCCAAGCGCGACCAGGCCACTCGCCAGATCCCGTCGAACCACCGGCTGACGGCCGAGGACGCCATCGCGTACCTCGAAGCCAACTACGACCTGGAGGTAACGACATGAGCGACACAGAAGATACCCAGGAGACCGGACAGACACACACGTGTCGCCGATGTGACCGCGAACAGGGTCTCGTCGGAAAGTACGACATCTGGCTGTGTCGACAGTGCTTCCGGGAGATCGCCCCGCAGATGGGCTTCAAGAAGTACAGCTAATCATGACAGCAGACGACCCACTGGCGAACGCGCTCTCGGGCATCAACAATGCCGAGAGTGTTGGCCAGTTGACACATACGGTAACGCCCGCCTCGAACGAGATCGGTGCGGTACTCGAGGTCCTCTATGACCGCGGGTACATCGGCGGCTTCGAGTACGTCGATGACGGCCGCGCCGGAACGTTCGAGGTCGAACTGACGGGGTCCATCAACGAGTGTGGACCCGTGAACCCGCGATACTCGTCCGGCGTGGACGAACTCGAGAAGTGGGAGAAGCAATTTCTCCCGGCTCGGGACTACGGCACGCTGATCGTGACGACCTCAAGCGGGATCATGAGCCACTACGAGGCCCGCGAGAAGGGCATCGGTGGCCAGCTCATCGCGTACGTATACTGACAATGTCACGAATCGAAATCCAACTACCCGAGGACGTTTCCGCCGAGACCGAGCGCTTTGACCTCACGGTCGAGGGGCCGGCGGGCTCGGTGCAGCGACGACTCTGGTTCCCCGGCGTGACCGTTTCCGTCGAGGACGAGACCGTCTGCATCGAATCCGACGCGGCGGACGCCAAGACCAACGCCACGATGGGGACCTTCCAGAGCCACGTGGAGAACATGATCCACGGGGTCACCGAGGAGTTCGAGTACCGGATGCAGATCCACTACTCTCACTTCCCGATGCAGGTCTCCGTCGAGGACGACGCGGTCGTGATCCAGAACTTCCTCGGCGAGAAGGCCCCACGACGGGCCCCCATTCGCGGCGACACCGAGGTAACAATCGACGGCGACGAGATCACCCTTACCGGCCCCGACAAGGAGGCCGTGGGGCAGACCGCCGGCGAGATCGAACAACTCACCCGGGTTCCCGACAAGGACACGCGGGTGTTCCAGGACGGCGTGTACATCGTCGAGAAGCCGTCCCGTGGAGGTGCCTGAGATGAGCGACAACGGCGAGCCAGGAGAGCTCGAAGACATCAGCGGGATCGGCCCCTCGAAGGCAGACGCCCTCCGGGAGGGCGGCTACGAGACGATTACGGACCTGCAGGCGGCAAGCCAGTCCGAACTCGCCGAACTCGAGGGAATCGGGAACGCGCTTGCGGCCCGCATCAAGGCGGACGTCGGCGGCCTCGAAATCGAGGAGGAGACCGAGGCCGAGGTCGAGACCGAAGCCGAAGAAGAAGAAGAAGAAGAAGCTGCGGACACGGAGGTCGAGACCGAGCTGCGCCCCCGTGGCGTGGCCGACAAGACGCCCGACCTCGACGGGGAGCGCTCCCGGCTGCTCGCCCAGCGAGCACGGGAGGGCAAACCGGCGTTCAACCAGCAGGACCACCACAAGAAAAAGCGTGTGAGTGCCTCGTGGCGCAAGCCACGTGGGAACCTCTCGAAGCAGCGACTGGGTATCAAGGGGAAGGGCGCGACCGTCGAGGCCGGTTACCGGACCCCGACGGCCGTCCGCGGCCTGCACCCCAGCGGCTTCGAAGAAGTGCGGGTTCACCGCCCCGAGGACCTCGAAGACGTCGATCCCGACCGGGAGGCGGTTCGGATCGCCAGCGCCGTCGGCGGACGCAAGCGCGAGCGCATTGAGGACATCGCGGCCGAGCGGGAGATCCGCGTGCTCAACCCGACCTACGAGGAAGTGGAGGTGACCGAGAATGAGTGATCTCTCGACCCAGAAGCGACTCGCCGCCGACGTGCTCGATGTCGGCGAGAACCGTATCTGGCTCGACCCGGACGAACAGAGCGAGATCGCCGAAGCGATCACCCGCGAGGACATCCGCGAACTGGTCCAGAACGGGACGATTCGGGCGAGCGAGCCGTCGGGCAACTCCCGCGGTCGCGCCCGGAAACGAGACGAAAAACGCGCCGCCGGCCATCGGAAGGGCCCGGGCACCCGCAAAGGGAAGGCCGGGGCTCGTTCGGACCCGGCGGACGAGTACCGGGACGGCATCCGGGCGATTCGACGCGAACTCCGCGAGCTGCGGGACGACGGCCCGCTCTCCCGCTCGCAGTACCGCCAGCTCTATCGGATGGCAAGCGGTGGCGAGTTCGACAGCGTCCGCCGGCTCCGGGCCTACATCGAGGACAACTACGACATCGAACGAGGTGACATCTAATGGCCAGCGGACCACGCTACAAAGTACCGATGCGGCGACGCCGCGAGGTCCGGACAGATTACCATCAGCGGTTGCGCCTGCTGAAATCCGGGAAGCCCCGACTGGTTGCTCGCGTGAGCAACCAGCACGCCAGGGCGCAGCTGGTGACTCTCGGTCCGGACGGAGACGAAACGATCGCGAAGGCGATCTCGGCCGATCTGGCCGAGTTCGGCTGGGAGGCCCCCACGGGCAATCTCCCGGCGGCCTACCTGACCGGCCTCCTGGCCGGCACGCGGGCCCTCGAAGCGGGACTGACCGAGGCCGTGCTCGACATCGGCCTCAACCGAGCGACCCCGGGCGCGAAGGTGTTCGCCATTCAGGAGGGTGCCATCGACGCCGGGCTCTCGATCCCGCACAACGATTCGGTCTTCGCGGACTGGGAACGGACCCGTGGCGAACACATCGCCGAGTACGCAACGCAACTCGACGAGCCGCTTTACAGCGGTTCGTTCGACGCAACAGACCTGCCGGACCACTTCGATACAGTGCGTTCGGCCCTACTGGAGGATAACGAATGAGTCACACCGACGCCTGGGAGCCCACGACCCGACTGGGTCGTCGCACCAAGGACGGCGAGATCGAAGACATGTCCGCCGCCCTCAACTCCGGCCTTCCACTGAAGGAGCCGGAAATCGTCGACACGCTCCTGCCGGGGCTCGACGACGAGGTACTCGACATCAACATGGTCCAGCGGATGACCGACTCCGGCCGCCGCGTGAAGTTCCGCGTGGCGGTCGTCGTCGGCAACCGCGACGGCTATGTTGGCTACGCCGAGGGCCGCGACGACCAGGTCGGCGGGGCGATCCAGAAAGCCATCGACATCGCGAAGCTGAACATCATCGACGTCTCTCGGGGCTGTGGGTCCTGGGAGTGTGGCTGTGGGCTGCCCCACACCGTCGCGCTCCGCACGACCGGCAAGGCCGGGAGCGTCGAGGTCGAACTGATCCCCGCGCCACGAGGCCTCGGTCTCGCGGCCGGTGAAACGGTCCGCCAGGTGCTCTCGATCGCCGGGATCGAGGACATCTGGACCCGCTCGTCGGGGAAGACCCGGAGTACGGTCAACTTCGGCAAGGCGACCTTCAACGCCCTCAAGCGGACGACCGAGGCCCGGGTCCCCGACCGCACGCTCGACGTGCGTGAGGTGATCGAGTGATGCAGGCCGTCGTTCAGATCCGTGGTGACGTCAACATGATGGCGGCCGTCGAGGACACCCTCGACATGCTGAACCTTCATGGCGTCAACCACTGCACGCTAGTGCCGGAGACCGACACGTATCGTGGCATGCTCACGAAGGTCAACGACTACGTGGCCTTCGGCGAGCCCAGCCAGGACGCGCTGGAGACGGTTCTGGCAACGCGCCTCGAACCGCTCGAAGGCGACGCCGACGTGGACGAGGCGTGGCTGGCCGAGCACACCGAGTACGACTCCTTCGAGTCCCTCGCAGCCGCGCTGCTTGAGGAGGAGACCACACTGCGAGAGCTTGGTCTCTCGCCGACCCTCCGGCTGCACCCACCACGGGGCGGCCACGAGGGCATCAAGAACCCCCGGAGCCAGGGCGGTCAGCTTGGCACTCACAGCACCGCGGAGATAGACGAACTCCTCGCGGCGATGCGATAACCATGACGAGCAAGAAACGACGCCAGCGCGGCACGCGAACCCACAGCAGCGGGTCCCAGAAGAACCGGCGTGGAGCCGGTCATCGCGGGGGCCGTGGCCGCGCCGGCCGCGACAAACACGAGTATCACCACTACGAACCGCTCGGCAAGAGCGGCTTCAAGCGTCCGGAGAAGGTACAGACGACCGTCTCGGAGGTCAAACTCCGCGAGATCGACGAGGATCTTCCGCTTCTCGTCGAGTCGGGTGTCGTCACCGAGACCGACGACGGCTATCAGGTCGACGCCCGCGAACTGGGCGATGCGGAGGCCGACGTCGTGAAGGTCCTGGGTGGGGGGCAACTCCACCACACCCTTTCGGTCACGGCCGACGCCTTCACCGACGGTGCCCGGGACGCACTCGAAGCGACCGGCGGGGACGCCATCGTTCCCGAGGACGCCACGGACGAACCGGACGAAAGCGAGGACTAACCCATGGGATGGAAGGAGGCCGCTGAACCCTATCTGACCCGGATGCCCTCGGTCGAGCGACCGACGGGCCACGTTCCGTTCAAGCGCAAGCTGGCCTGGACGGGCGCCGTGCTGGTGCTTTACTTCTTCCTGACGAACGTGTATCTCTTCGGCGTGGCGGGCGGCGGCGAGGACCTGTTCGGACAGTTCCGCAGCCTGCTCGCCGGCGGTCAGGGGACGATCCTGCAGGTCGGGATCGGCCCGATCGTCACCGCCTCCATCGTCTTGCAGCTTCTGGGCGGGGCGAACCTGCTGGGGCTGGATACCTCAGACCCCCGCGACCAGGCGCTCTATCAGGGCCTCCAGAAGCTCCTCGTGATCGTGATGACCCTGCTAACGGCGATCCCGATCGTCTACATGGGCAATTTCCTGCCGCCCAGTGATCAGATCGCCGCCAGCCTGGGAATCGGGACGTTCGGCGTGCAGTCGCTGATATTTGCCCAGGTGCTCGTCGGCGGGATCCTCATCCTCTACATGGACGAGGTCATCTCCAAGTGGGGTGTCGGATCGGGGATCGGCCTGTTCATCGTCGCCGGTGTCTCCCAGAGTCTGGTCGGCGGCCTGTTCTTCTGGGAGGGCGAGGTCGGCAACGAGGGCGTGATCCCCACCTGGATCGACATCGCACTGGGGAACGCCGGGGCGATGCCCTCGATCCTCTCTGCGGACGGGATCATGTTCCTGCTCATCGACGGGCAGATTCTCGCCATCATCACGACCATCCTCATCTTCTCGGTCGTCGTCTACGCCGAGTCGGTGCGGGTCGAGATTCCGCTCAGTCACGCCCGCGTGAAGGGTGCCCGGGGCCGCTTCCCGGTGAAGCTCATCTACGCGAGCGTGCTGCCGATGATTCTCGTTCGGGCGTTGCAGGCAAACATTCAGTTCCTCGGGCGGCTGTTGCGGAGCCAACTCGGCGAAGCCGGCATGCCGACCTGGTTGGGCGTCTACCAGGAGACTCAGGGCCAACTCGTCCCAGTTGATGGGTTGTTCTATTACCTGGCGCCCATCTACCAGCGTTCGGACTGGATGTGGTGGCTCGGCGGGACGGCCCAGGACCCGGCCCAGATCATGCTCCGGGTCGCGATCGACCTCTTCATCATGATCGTCGGCGGGGCGATCTTCGCCATCTTCTGGGTGGAGACCGCCGACATGGGGCCCGAGGCGACGGCAAAGCAGATCCAGAACTCCGGGATGCAGATCCCCGGGTTCCGGCAGAACGTCGGCGTTATCGAGAAGGTCATGGAGCGGTACATCCCCCAGGTCACCGTCATTGGCGGGGCCCTCGTGGGGCTGCTCGCCGTCCTGGCGAACATGCTCGGCACCATCGGGCAGGTCTCCGGAACGGGCCTGCTCCTGACGATCTCCATCATCTACAAGCTCTACGAGGAGATCGCCGAGGAGCAGCTCATGGAGATGCATCCCATGATGCGCGAGATGTTCCAGGAGTAGTTATCGTAAGTGGCTTTCACCCCAATTTTATCTCGCTTTCACTAACTCGGACAGTCACATGTCTGATCCGACATCCGATTACGGGTATTCCCAGAAAAGATGAAGGGCGTGAGTCTACTGAAACCCACCACCACAGGACTTTACGTAGACCAAATCGAGAATCGTGGCAATCGTACAACCAATTTTCCAAAACCAATCCCCTTACGGACGGGTGTCCGGGACCCTTCGTTTTTAGCAGTTGACAAGTAATCAGTAAGATAAACTGCTGTTTATCGACCATCGCTTGCCACGTTGGCCCGCATCGAGGTGAATCCCTACTGAACTGATCTGTCGGACAGCGTTTCGACCGGTAAACGGAGAAGCGGTTTCGGGGCGTCAGTCCACGGAAAGCGGATCCTCGAAGAGCCGACGGGCGACCGTCGAGAGGATGCCAACCCCGATCGGGAGACTGTCCTCGATGACGTCGAAGGTCGGTGTGTGATAGTCCCCGGGGTGGCTCGTTCCGATCCCGATTAGCGTGCTGTACCCGCCGGTGTCGCTGACTGCCTTCAGCAGGTAGGTGACGTCTTCGCTCGACCCCATTTCCATCCAGGGCACTACTTCTGAGACGCCGTCCACGTCGTCTGCTACCCCGGTCACCAGCTCGACCAGCTCCGGGTCCGAATCGTGCCGGATGGACTCGCCGATGGTCGTGTACTCGACGCTACACTCGTGCATCTCGGCGGCGGATTCCAGGATCCGCTCGACGGAATCCCGCATGTACCCCATCAGTTCGGTCGTCTCGCCCCGGACCTCTACCTGCGCCTGTACGCGATCGGCGATGACGTTTGTGCCGTTCTCCGAGCGGACCTGGCCGACGTTCACCCGGGTTACACCCTCTCGATGTCGGGGAATCCCGTAGAGGTTCTCGGCCGCCGTGAGGAACGCCTGGAGGGCGTTGTCTCCCTGGTTCGGTGCCAGACCGGCGTGGGCCTGCGTGCCGCTGAACTCGAATTGCATCCGGTTGAGCGCGAGGGCTCCCCTGGCCCCAGCGACGACCCCGCCGGTCGGCTGTCCCAGGCCGACGTGGGTCCCGATCATGTAATCGACGTCCTCGATGTGCGGGCCGTTGGCCATCGCTTTACCCCCACCGAGCAGCTCCTCTGCCGGCTGGAAGAACACTTTGAGCGTTCCCTCGAAGTCACTCCGCTGGAGGGTCTCGATGGTTCCGAGGCCGAACGTGATGTGTGCATCGTGTCCGCAGGCGTGCATGTAGCCCTCGTTCTCCGAGCGGAACCCTTCCGCTGCGGGAACGTGGGCCGGATCCTCGGACTCCGTGACCGGGAGCGCGTCGATATCCACCCGAAGGCCGACGGTGGGCCCGTCCCCACGGTCCAGTACGGCCACGGCCCCCGTATGACCCCCTTCGATCGCGTCGAACACGTCCGACTGGCCGTCGTAGCGATCTTTGGCCTCCTGGAACCACTCGTCGAGTTCCTCGGTGTCCGGCACGCCGAGCCGTTTCGCGGTGTCGAGGGCCGCCGGCCCGACAGCGATTTCGTCCACGCCGATGGATTCGAGTTCGTCGACGATCCGGACCGTCGTGTAGAACTCCCGCCACCCGGGCTCGGGATAGCGATGGAAGGCCCGTCGAAGGCTGCTGAGCCGACGCCGGGACGGCACGTTGTCGAGTACTGTCATTCACCGGTGCTACGCGTCGACGCTTCGAAGTAGCTTTTCCCGCTCGTCTTTCGGGTGTGCCACTGGCCATCGGAAGTGTCGCTGAGAGTGATCGACCGGGAGCTCCTGGAGTCATGCACTGCCCGATTCTTCTCGGGCGTATCGATGACCGATATGGAGGAGGAAGGCCGCGATGTACCCCCCGGCCAACGCCATCGTGAGCGGGGTTCGACCCACGGCCGCGATCAGCACGAGGAGGACGGGACCGATCAGGAGGAGCCCGTCGAACAGGCGGTCCTGGGCGCCGACCTCGAATACGGTCTCGACGAGCGGGATGGCCGTCGGGTTCATTTGTATCCCCCCAGATAGTGGAGGGCCGACCGCATCGTCACCAGGATCGGGATGATCTCCAGCCGGCCGATCCACATGTGAAAGAGAAAGAGGACTTTCCCGATCCGGGGCAGGGATTCGGGGCCCGTGATGCCAGCCGAGAGGCCGACGTTCCCCTGTGCGCTTGCGACCTCGAAGAGGACGTTCTCCAGGGTGTAGGTGTCGGGGAGGATCACCAACAACACCATCACGCCGACCAACAGAAAGAGCACCCAGAGCAGCGTGATGATGGCGGCCTCGGTGAACTCGCGGTGACTCTCTTCCGGTGTGAGACTCCGGCCGTCGATTTTCATGCGTCGAACCGCCGAATCGGGATAGAAGACGCCCGCGATCTGGAACCGCATCCCCTTGGCCAGCGTGAGGGCCCGGATGAGCTTGATCCCGCCGACGGTCGACCCGGCTGCACCCCCGACGACCATGCCACCCGTCACGGTGAGCTGGGCTGCGGCCGGCCAACTGCCCAGCGCGACGTTCGTCGCGTCAACGGCGGTCTGGAACCCCGTACAGGTAGCCGCCGAGACGAACTGGAAGAGCCCGTACCGAAGCGCCGCGAAGGCGGTCTCGTAGACGCCAGTCGCGTACACGATCGCCCACACGAGTGCCGACCCGGCCCCCATGTAGAGGAACACCCACCGGGTCTGCAGGTCCTGATAGAGGTTTCGCAGATCGCCGTTGAGCATCAGATAGTGGACGGGAAAGGCGATCGAGCCCATGAGCATGATCGGAATCAACACGAAGTCGATCACGGCGCTGTCGTAGGTGGCAATCGAGTTGTCCGTGATCGAGAACCCGCCGGTCGCGAGTCCGGTCATCGCGTGGTTGATCGAATCCCAGATGGGCATGCCGGCGAGGAACAGCGCGAAGATGGAGACGAAGGTAAAGAGGAGGAAGATCCACCAGATGGTCCGGACCGTCGAGACGATGCTCGGGTGGATCTTCTTCGACCGCGCCTCGCTCTGATAGAGGGTCAACGAGCCACTCCCGGGTCGGGACAGAATCGCCGCGGTCAGAACGATCACCCCGACG
Proteins encoded:
- a CDS encoding uL15m family ribosomal protein, producing MTSKKRRQRGTRTHSSGSQKNRRGAGHRGGRGRAGRDKHEYHHYEPLGKSGFKRPEKVQTTVSEVKLREIDEDLPLLVESGVVTETDDGYQVDARELGDAEADVVKVLGGGQLHHTLSVTADAFTDGARDALEATGGDAIVPEDATDEPDESED
- the secY gene encoding preprotein translocase subunit SecY, producing MGWKEAAEPYLTRMPSVERPTGHVPFKRKLAWTGAVLVLYFFLTNVYLFGVAGGGEDLFGQFRSLLAGGQGTILQVGIGPIVTASIVLQLLGGANLLGLDTSDPRDQALYQGLQKLLVIVMTLLTAIPIVYMGNFLPPSDQIAASLGIGTFGVQSLIFAQVLVGGILILYMDEVISKWGVGSGIGLFIVAGVSQSLVGGLFFWEGEVGNEGVIPTWIDIALGNAGAMPSILSADGIMFLLIDGQILAIITTILIFSVVVYAESVRVEIPLSHARVKGARGRFPVKLIYASVLPMILVRALQANIQFLGRLLRSQLGEAGMPTWLGVYQETQGQLVPVDGLFYYLAPIYQRSDWMWWLGGTAQDPAQIMLRVAIDLFIMIVGGAIFAIFWVETADMGPEATAKQIQNSGMQIPGFRQNVGVIEKVMERYIPQVTVIGGALVGLLAVLANMLGTIGQVSGTGLLLTISIIYKLYEEIAEEQLMEMHPMMREMFQE
- a CDS encoding amidohydrolase, whose protein sequence is MTVLDNVPSRRRLSSLRRAFHRYPEPGWREFYTTVRIVDELESIGVDEIAVGPAALDTAKRLGVPDTEELDEWFQEAKDRYDGQSDVFDAIEGGHTGAVAVLDRGDGPTVGLRVDIDALPVTESEDPAHVPAAEGFRSENEGYMHACGHDAHITFGLGTIETLQRSDFEGTLKVFFQPAEELLGGGKAMANGPHIEDVDYMIGTHVGLGQPTGGVVAGARGALALNRMQFEFSGTQAHAGLAPNQGDNALQAFLTAAENLYGIPRHREGVTRVNVGQVRSENGTNVIADRVQAQVEVRGETTELMGYMRDSVERILESAAEMHECSVEYTTIGESIRHDSDPELVELVTGVADDVDGVSEVVPWMEMGSSEDVTYLLKAVSDTGGYSTLIGIGTSHPGDYHTPTFDVIEDSLPIGVGILSTVARRLFEDPLSVD
- a CDS encoding TrkH family potassium uptake protein — its product is MYHPRFNLHIGTGPQTVIRDIGRMLEALGGLMVVSLLIPLVWQEFYAIPALLVSAAIPIGLGRFLHQRFASASDPTRYHGMVIAASGWFFVALFGALPFLLIAWTVRLDPALLRVPAETATLAAFTDPLNALFESMSGFTGTGLTMTDDESVLPHTLQWWRTFTEWVGGVGVIVLTAAILSRPGSGSLTLYQSEARSKKIHPSIVSTVRTIWWIFLLFTFVSIFALFLAGMPIWDSINHAMTGLATGGFSITDNSIATYDSAVIDFVLIPIMLMGSIAFPVHYLMLNGDLRNLYQDLQTRWVFLYMGAGSALVWAIVYATGVYETAFAALRYGLFQFVSAATCTGFQTAVDATNVALGSWPAAAQLTVTGGMVVGGAAGSTVGGIKLIRALTLAKGMRFQIAGVFYPDSAVRRMKIDGRSLTPEESHREFTEAAIITLLWVLFLLVGVMVLLVILPDTYTLENVLFEVASAQGNVGLSAGITGPESLPRIGKVLFLFHMWIGRLEIIPILVTMRSALHYLGGYK